CAGACATCTGGATCATGCCCGCGATTTAAATGCATGGTGCGTCTAGCCATATTTCATATCAGCAGCATCCAAGCAGCCGTTCTTATCCTAGCCAGAAATATCTGTATTTCCACTGTTGTATAAAGACTCTAACTTTGTCAATATCTTTGGCTTGAGGTTTTCTAACTCTGTCTTCAGCATATTCTTGCTGGTGGCCGATTGCCCCGCCGATCGTACCGACTGAGCCATACTGGCCCATTGTTGAAACATGCGGCACTGGGCCTCAGCGATCGTGGAATTCATCACCGTCATACACTGCTGCGGATTTTCGTGGGAGAAAAACAGCAGGCGATATTGCTGAACCTTGCCCAACAATCGACACATTTGGCTCCCCTGACTGGTCTTTAAATCTAGATAGCAGGGCAGCCAGCGAGGGCCATAATCCGGGTTATACAACACGGTCAGCCATAGCATCATCGGATGGGGTGATTCTAGAAATAAAAATCGATTATAGCGGCTACAGACTAGGCGTTTTTTAATTTCTGATACAGGCAACATCACCCACAGCGTTGGTAAGATATCTTGCTTAACCCGCATAGGCTTGGGAAAAACAATGTCAGCGATGGGCATGTTTTTCGGCCAAGAAGCCTGCTTACATAGATCATCAATCGTTAAGTGGCTACCTGCCTTGGGTGACGCCTTCACCGGCAGCTTCACTAGGGCATCATTAATACGTCGCCCTAGACGCTGCCCGGCACCAAAACGCTGTTCTAGGGGCTCTAGGGCCTTGAGAATCTCTGCTACATTTTGAGGGCGATCCTTGGGTGACTTTGCCAAGCAGCTCATCACCAATGACTCTAATGCCTTGGGCACTTTAATGTTGGAGTTGGCAATTTCAAAGGTGCGGGGAGGCTGAAACTGGTGGGCTTGATACCACCCCCCAAACGTGTGCGTATCAGCTTGCAACGGCATCTTGCCGGTCAACAACTGAAACATCATCACGCCTAGGCTGTAGATGTCAGATCGAGCATCCAGCTCACGTCCCTCCATCTGTTCCGGTGACGAATAGGCGAGGGTGCCCATAAAACAGTTGGTTTGACCAACGTCTGCTTGGAGTAGCTTTGCGATTCCGAAATCAAGAATTTTGGCTAATTCTCCCAAGCTCTCATCTTGGGTAATCATGATATTGCTTGGCTTAATATCACGATGGACAATCGGGTATACGTTTTGATCAACCAAGATACCTTGATGGGCACACTGCAAACCAAGGCAAATTTGTCGCGTCAAGCTTAAGAAGCGCGGCAACACAATGGGCTGGTGGCTCAACACTTCGCTCAAACTCTCACCTTGCAGGTGCTCCATCACATAAAAAGGAACCTCATCATCTTCCCGAACGCCATAGTCTGTCACGCGAACAATATGAATACTTTTTTGACCCAACAGGGCGCAGGTTGTCGCTTCTCGCTCAAAGCGATCGCGCATCTTACGGTTTAACAACGTCTGCGACAGTAGTTTAACCGCAACCGGCACACCGCCTAGAACGATATCTTTAGCTGCATACACGCGCCCCATGGAGCCGCGCCCTAGTAAATCGGTCAGCAGATAGCGATTTGCAAGTTTGGAACCAATGTTAAAGTCCGATGTCATTGCTAAAGTGCGCTCCAATGGATCATTGCCCATCGCCCAACAGCCGGCTGGGGATATTAGGCATCCCTATAGTGAGGAATTGCATCATATAAAACGGTATAACTACAGGATGCCATTGCTTGCAAAAGGGAATGAACTGTACAGAAAAACCATATTTATAAAGAAACCATGAGCTACGGGTTGAGGGTGGCACAATCCTTAATGTTTTGCATTAAATGCTGCCTTATCATGCCCTCCCATCCTTGAGATGTTGAAAGCCTGGAACGTTGCAGTGAAAAGACAAGAGCGATCGCTCAGAATCTAGAGGATCTACGGACAACTCACCCATTGTCAGGTGAGCATAGGTCGCACTAGGTGATGCAGGCTACCTAGCCTTGGTGCCTAACTAGCTCACAGCCCCATGGATTGTCCTGATGCCCATCCTAATAAAAATTACGTCGAATCGTCAGCACCAGCTTTACAATATCC
This sequence is a window from Candidatus Obscuribacterales bacterium. Protein-coding genes within it:
- a CDS encoding serine/threonine-protein kinase, which produces MTSDFNIGSKLANRYLLTDLLGRGSMGRVYAAKDIVLGGVPVAVKLLSQTLLNRKMRDRFEREATTCALLGQKSIHIVRVTDYGVREDDEVPFYVMEHLQGESLSEVLSHQPIVLPRFLSLTRQICLGLQCAHQGILVDQNVYPIVHRDIKPSNIMITQDESLGELAKILDFGIAKLLQADVGQTNCFMGTLAYSSPEQMEGRELDARSDIYSLGVMMFQLLTGKMPLQADTHTFGGWYQAHQFQPPRTFEIANSNIKVPKALESLVMSCLAKSPKDRPQNVAEILKALEPLEQRFGAGQRLGRRINDALVKLPVKASPKAGSHLTIDDLCKQASWPKNMPIADIVFPKPMRVKQDILPTLWVMLPVSEIKKRLVCSRYNRFLFLESPHPMMLWLTVLYNPDYGPRWLPCYLDLKTSQGSQMCRLLGKVQQYRLLFFSHENPQQCMTVMNSTIAEAQCRMFQQWASMAQSVRSAGQSATSKNMLKTELENLKPKILTKLESLYNSGNTDISG